In the Hirundo rustica isolate bHirRus1 chromosome 2, bHirRus1.pri.v3, whole genome shotgun sequence genome, TAATCTGAGTAAGGGGGGTGCTGACCTCAAATAAAAATAGGCCTAGAAATGAAAGACTGCTGGCCTTTCAGATTTTGGTGAAGACCAGGATTTCAAGTGTAATTATCAACAAAGTTATTTACAGTAGAACTGACCTGAACTTTCAAGAGTGCCATCTTTAAGACCTGGCCCTGCAAGTTTCTTTTACTCCCCAGGGTGTCTCCAGCCTCAGCTGAAGGTACACCTGAACAAATGCTGCAGGATCAGCTCCTAAAGGATCAGTTAAAGGCCCTATTGGATTTGAGATTAGTCTTATCTGGAGTACTCTATACAATAATTTACACATATACAGGCTGACAAGCTCCAGTCTGATCCACCACACCTTTGTTTTCCACATCAGACTTCTCAGATTGGCAAACTTCCATTCCAGAAGGTTTGGGATACCTGAACGGATATCCGTTGTCATCAAAGAATCTTCGGAAAGTAAACTCATAAAAAGCATGTTCTGTGTGTTTGCTGTTGGAAGAGGCTAGCGGATCCCAGGTCCTGGTGCTGTCACCACTAGCATCATTCCAAGGACTTTCTTCTTCAACTGGATCAAAATTTGAAGTGTCCATTGGATGGCTGATCTTTGGAACATAGGGAGCTGGCTGCCTACGGATATCGGTAGAGAAGTCCATAGAGTGAAAGAAAGAATGGGCTTTAATATCATCTGCTCCATTTCTTCCAAGCCtgtcctcagcagcacagcagagctttgTGATCAGATCAGTTGCCTCAGGGCTCAGCTTGATCTGTGAGGGAATGTGCAGTGTGTTCTCCCAATTTATCACCTGCAGGTAACAAAGGTATTAAGGAACTTCTGATCTGGAAACAGAATCCTTCCAATGGCCAACATGACCTGTACAGGAGTGCACATGTAACGAGTCACCTCACAGCCTGCATGGTTCACAGTTTCAAGAACCCAATTACTAGATTGCATTACCTGTTAGTAATTACTCTAATGAACCAGAAAAACATTGCTGGCTAGCAGACAAAATGAacaattccattttttaaaaaggcaaattcCTTCATGAATGCTCCCATAGTCAGATTTGAGACCATGCTCACGTGATTTTGTGGAATGACTTCAAGGAATTACTTCTCTTTGTCTCCAAAATGTAAACTAGGAAAAGTGGTCAAGAGATGGATCCTTTCTAATAGAGAACTATCCTGCTCAACTTTGCAACACTTATATTGCCAACTACAATTGTCACTGGCATATCAGGTACTAATAGGCACCCTAAGGAATTTAAATGGATGAACTTGTGCTTGAGGAATCACAACTCTTCTGAGAAGACTGATAAACGTAACATCTATCTCTGCAGCTGGGCAAGTCAGTTCTAGTCTGATATTCACTGTCTTCATTTACTGGCAAAGGATTTGTGCCTGCACAGAACTATTTAAAATCATGCTTGTTTAACCATTACGCCTTTCTCTAGCAAAAGAAAGAGGAATAGATCTGTACATAGAGAAGGGAAGGGTTAAAATTTTGCTACCACAGACCAGAACTTTGCTTCAGCTTACCTTCAGCTGGGTTTCTGTGGGTGTCGGAGCCAGGAAAGGAGGCTGTCCCACTAACATCTCAAAGAGAATCACACCAACACTCCACCAGTCACAGAGCTGAGTGTATCCTGAAAGGAAAGTCAAAGGGTTGACCTCCAGTAACCAAGGAGAATGTGTTAAAGAGCTACTTGTAATTAAGTATTAAAACATACAGAACAAATTTCTGCCAGACAAAAGGTTTGTGACTTCTGCTTGCTGACCTAAATTCTCCTGCTGTTAGTAAAGATGTAATCCTGTTGTCCTTGAACCTTTCTGAATAAATTCTCAACAAAACTGAGTCATGAAACTGTCATTAgtaagaaggatttttttgtgcCCAGTCCCATAGCTATGCAGCACAAACTGGACCTCaaagaataacaaaaatgtTTAGCAACTGATGTCCACTCTAGTTTCAGTGGAGGTGAGTCCACAACTtcaaaaagctgctgaaagacACAGCCTGGCTCTACAGACAGAAGAAAGCCACAGACAACTTTCTGAGCAAGTTTCAAGCAAAGAAACAACTTCAATCACTTAATTACTGTGACAAGAACAATAAGGTGTATGTTtaagatctgaaaaaaaaaaaaatttaaacactGATTTCAATGGAATTTGTGTCATCAGATGATGTATGATGCAATGTGAAATCTCTGTTAGAGAAGATTAGGCTTGCCAATAACTCTGAACACCTGATCTCCTTACTACAGCGACCACGTCAGCTCTGCAGGGATAGTCATCAAGTACTGTTCAAATTCCTCAAGCTAAGCTTTTGAATGCAGGGTATCTAGAGTAAATTTTGGAAAACTTTCTGTTGGATTCCACtggttccagctgggaatgtggAGGACATATTTCCACAAGTTTACATCGTCCATACTTAAGTGGCCTATCTGAATCTGTGATCCAGAACTATCAGCTGGCTACCCACTGGTCTGTGTAAACTTGATAGGGGTTGGAGTTGTACTCCATGAGCACAGATAATATGCTTtatacttgaaaaatattacTGTTAAAATTATCCAACACATTTATTAGCAGCCTCACTCAAAGGCCTCAGAGTGTGGACATTACACACACAAAGTATGGCCACCTCCAGTGTCAGTAAAGTGATGCTAAACACTGGAGCATGAGGAGTTCTCCTTAATCTGAGCTAAGTGTTTGTGGCCTTCAGCAAGCTtattcaaggggaaaaaaaaagtgaaacaggagaaaaatagagGTTTACCTACCTTTACGAAGCAGGACTTCAGGAGCAATGTAATTTGGGGTTCCAACCAATGAATGGGCCAGACACCTCTGGTGCTGCTTCTTAGCTCTTTGTTCCAATGTCTTCAGCCTATCTCCACATCGACAGTTGGACACATCATCCCAAAGATCACTGGGCTCCATGCTGTCTTGTCTGATATGGCTCCCTTTCAAATGGGAGAGAAAGTTCACATTCATGGTCATAAAACTtgacacacacagagagatGTATTTACCCAGAGCCATCTCCTGCTCTCAGTGAAGAACAGCGTTTAAATTTTAAACCCAAGGTATTTTTTTATGCCCTCCCATTCACAACTGGTTTTCCATACAAAATGTCTCTGTCTCACTATACAAGGAAGTATAGTTCCATATGGAGGACAGAGAACTATGGAATATACTTAAGTTAACTACAGCAATTGTTTATGACCTTTTTGCCAACAGACACCAGTACTCAATAGCACATGCAGGAGGCACATGGCCTACCCCAAATCTgtgattaaattatttcttcaccaaaagagACCCTCCAAACAAGTATAAACTGAAAACAAGTataaactgctgctgctgcagtggacACATTACTGACAGGGTCTTGAACAGTACTGGACGCAAAAGGATTGGAAACAAGCTAATTGAGTGAGTCAGAGAGAGACAGACATTATATTGCAGTTGACTCTTTGTCCAGTTTCCTGATCTGGTGTTTCTGCCAAGAAGTAGGTCcttgtttcaaaacaaataacacaatACCATCCTAGAAAAAGGGTAAAAATATTACCTTTCTGATAGTATTTTGAATTGTGAGTCCACCTGAATCCAGTACACAGTCCAAAGTCAGTCAGTTTGATATGCCCATCGAGGTCTATCAGAATGTTGTCAGGCTTGATGTCTCGATGAATAAATCCCATTTTGTGCACACTTTCTATGGCCAACGTGAGCTCTGCAATATAAAATCTAGCCAGACGCTCTGGGAAGACCTCCATCCGAATCAGCAGGCTCATCATATCCCCACCAGGGATGTAGTCCATCACAAAGTACAAATTGTCTTTATCTTGGAAGGAATAATAGAGTTTAACCACCCACTCATTGTCTGCCTCAGCAAGTATGTCCCTCTCTGCTTTGACGTGAGCCACCTGATTCCGGTTCAGCACATCTTTCTTTCGCAGAGTCTTCATGGCATACAGGGCATGGGTGTCCACTTTGCAGGCCAGGCATACTTCTCCAAAGGCACCAATACCCAGAGTCTTGATTTTCACAAACATAGATTTATCCATTTTGGCCCTTTTAAGTCTGTTGTAGTTGGACTCCTTCTGGTAGAGAATTTTCCTCATTTGTTCCTGTTCTGCTTCACAGAGGCCTGCCTTTACAAAGGAAAGCAAACCACAAGAGCTAGTACTGTTATATTCatagcaagagaaaaataaatgagcatTCCCAAAACACATTTCTCAGAAAAATTAACCAAGAACCAGAAAATACGTATTCATGAGGGATATACTCTCTTGTCTGTCACTTGAGGTATTTCTGAGAAAAGGGCAAACTCACTGTGCCCAAACTTGTTGCCTGAATTTGCAATATGCCTGTCTCTTTTGGCTGAACAAGTAAGCATGGGGCAATATTGTCAGAGGGGAATATAACATAACCTCACCATGGGATTTGGTTTACACCTTTCAAATGCGCACTTTACCACTGCACTCCACTTTATGTATGTGCACTTAAGCCCATCTTAATTTAAACTGAAACTTAAACCCACGTGCAGCAGTTCGCTTTGCTCATGAACAGCTCCCCAGTGCAACTCACATTAACAGTTCCTGCCTTGGGcgctgtttgtttggttttgtgttgtaATTAAAAAGCTGGTTTTGACCTACACATTCCCAAGCGCCTTGGAACCTttagaaattgtttttattCCTCTGCCATATACAGCCTCCACTCTCAAGATTTTTAGATCTCCTGAGCATCTGTTCTATaaacttctttttcccctcccaaatTATGTACATAAAGTCCTCAGGTCTGGTCTCTCCTTAGCCACTGCAGCCCAAACCCTGGTGCTATTTCCCTCCTAAATGCAGTAGTTTCCCTCTGCACCCAAGCTCTAGAACAGCTGGCTTGTccacctcctgtccccagaGAGCCTCCCAGTAACTGCAAGTAACATttcacagggctgtggggagaaACCTCCTGAtaaagagagaagcagcaggatccAACCAGATTTTCCCCACCTTTCAAGACAGAGCCTGCAGAGAGCCAACTCTGCCAACTTCAGGGTCTGGCCCTCTGCTGAGAGCCACTGGTGGCCTCCACCAGCAGAAACCCTTAGGCCGATCCCCAGGCTCCTCTGACAGCACTCTTCCAGCATcatgctcttttctttctgcacaCCCCAGTTCCAAAATCCTGAATTAATTGGAATCAACTGAACTACTTTTGAGAAAAAGATCAGTGCCTGGTGAGAAGGGGCCATTGGGAGGGTGGAGAGGGCTGAAGCAGCCTCCTGATTAGCAGGCTAGACACCCACAGATGTAAAATTAAATCAGCCTAAGCATACACCCACAGGGCTGCTGCTTAGGCTGATTTCATTTCACATCTGTAGTCTAGGTATCTAAAGATGAATGTGGGCAGCCAGACTATGCAATGAGATCctcatgttaaaaaaattaaatctgcatGAATAAAGGATAGGGGAAGTTCACAGAACAGGTAGGATGAAGTTTCAGACTGAAGGAAACAGACAAATCAAAACAAGGAATACtgcttctgaaatgaaaaataacgACATCAATCCataataaaggattttttttttttttttagggtaaAATAATGAGTGTGCTCTGTTCTTGCTAATTCTAGAATAATGCAATATTAAGACAGCCAAAAATCTCCTGCATGTGTATTTTCAGTCAGTGAAAATGTTTCTACGGGaaggctttgtttttgtttatacCTGAATTATCTCTGAATGAGGGAAAGCTGAAGAGTCAGAAGAGAACTAGCACAACTAGATGCTGTTATACCTCTCTAGAGATCATTCCCTATCTCAGTCTCAGGAAAATATTCACTAAACTCAAGCAACACAATACAACCTGTTCTTGCAGTGAAGACAAACTATTAACTGCCAGTAAAACGCTAACATTTCAAGAGATTTTCCAAgaatattcttttatttgtaACCACAACAAACAAGCTCCTGAGTCTTCTGCTGCAATGTGAGTGTCGATTCAATTGACTCTGGAAACTGACTGTGCTAAGAGAGGATTGGGTAGTTAATTATTACCCATTATGTGTTAATAACAGCTTTCCCTAGAGCTTATCCTTCTGTGCAGAAGTAGACTAGTCATATTCCAGTCATgcttaggaaggaaaaaaaccctcttccacaagtaaaaattaaaaacacaactGCCAGACCAACCATCAGAGCTTGGCCAGCTTTGTTTTAAGCACCACTATCAGAGAGTCAGCTTAGGTTCAAGAGCTACAGCTAGGCATGAAAGAAGTTCTATCACCCAAAATTCATCTCCCTGAGACCTGCCTCTAGAACAAGTTCTGGCAACGGTCCCCAAATCAGTTCAAGATGGTCCAGTATGGTTACTTGCACAGCATTATTACTTCCATGTGTTCAACAGACAACTTTCAGTCACATATTACACAGTCATCTGAAAATATGGCATAGTGACTGCCAAGCTGAACCATGGCTTTAGTCAATGAGAGCAAACATGCAACAGCAAGGAAGAACTAGAGCAAAGAGTTTTGTAAGAGCTGCCAAGTATTGCCAGAACTATCTCAGCCTCAAGCCTGCCTTCTAAGTTCTTACCTATAATATGGGGGGGGTTgcttcattttacttttctggTATAAAGAAATACCATTTCACATCTCGGGCTTTTCAAACAGCCTCCCAGACCTGCATCCCCACTTCTAAGTGGATACAGTCTGGTATAGGGAGGTGTCTGATACTTCAGTGGATTCTgcctttgcaatttttttttacaaattaaaaatagtaataatcaTTTTGACCCTATTAGATGCTAATATAACAAAACAAGAATTACTTTTGCCATTTCTTGTTCCAGTTGTAACCTTCTGTTAATTTTCTGCTGGTAGGTCTTTATGACGTTCTCTACGTGTTGCTCCATGTAGAACTTGAAGGCAAAAGGTGAGTAGCTCTTTATTCGGGATTCTCgcttttcctcatctttgcCATTTTTTCGCACAGGCACCGGAGACGTCTGAATCTGCTTTTTATCTTTGCTTGGCTTTTCAGCTTTAGTGTTCTTGCTGCTTTTATCATTTCGCTCACTGCTCTCCTCAGCCTTGTTGCTTGTTGAACTGGGGACCACACGCAGAGTCTGCTCCACGCCCATGCACAAGCAGTTGATATCAAACTGCTCCGAGGTGCCAGGGAGTAACAAATGCTTGGGATAGGGTGGGGGTGGACACCGCAGCTCCTGGTTACCGTAATCCACATCTAGCTGATAGGCATTAGCTGCTCCGGGCGGTGGCACGTGCTGCTCCATGATCTCCAAGCCATCCACAGCCGGTGCCTGTGCAGGCAACCACCCAGGATGGGAAGGTCCCACCGCAGTCTGAGGCTCTGGTCTCATCACTCGCATGCTCTTCACTGGCTGGAGGATATGAGCAGATGTGACTGCCGTGATCGTGTTTGGAGACGTAATGGAAGGATCGGGTTTTCCTGGAGGAACCTGTCTCATAGACACTGTCACTTGTGGCTGTTGCTGGTGGTTGTTGAAGGAGTTTGTTCTGCTCGGCACAGTGGCATCGGGTCTGAAGGATACATGTTGCCGTGGAGATGTTTCTATTCCTGGGTTTTGTAAAGAATCTCTGCGTGATGGTGTTGCTGCCTGCCACTGCTGAACTTGAGGATTATTCATGTCATAGAGGTCCATGTTTAGGCTATTTCTAGACGGAGTTAATAGGTTTTGCGGCGGACTGTCTGAAAAATCATTAGCAAAGGCTGGACCTCTGGATATCACATGCATTTGATGAGAAGAAGGACTTGTCTGTTTGTGATGAGAATGTGAGATATACAGGCTTGCTGGTGCCTGCTGAAATGCATGACCAGTATTGTTCTGAACAACTGCCCCTTTATTTGGGAGATTGGCATAGCCCCCCTCCTGCTGCATCTTGTTTTGGAAGGATGGACTCCGCTGAACACCATATCCCAGAGGTTCCCCCTGCACCATCATGTGCTGCCTGCTGTAGCCATGGGACGCCTGCAACTGCAAGGCCTGACTGCTGTGATTAGCCACCGGATAATTAATCACAGAGGACTCCATATTTGCAGGGTATGCTTTCTGCTGATGGCTCGTTGATGTGCTGTGAGTGCCTACTCCAGAGGGTCGCTGTACAGGAACAGTCATAGCTGAAGACTGAGAAGTAGAGATTAAATAGTCCATGTACGGCCTTGGAACCTCAGTAAGCATATTTGCACCTTCTGCTCCAAAGCCTGTCCCTTCATAGGCTGCATTACTCATCTGATGGTAGGACGGGAAAGATTCATTTGATCCTTCAAAGCTTGGCCTGCGGGTTACATTATTTGGCACAATACCCTTTCCTTTATAAAAAGAACACAGGAGAATGTTAGGAAACAATTCAGGTGAATCAATTACTTTGTATTTCTCATGCATCTATACATAcgtacacacacatgcacattgCTCAGGGAGTCTGTGCTAAAAAACAcctttcaaaatttaaatgaagCACTTTGAACATTTAAAGTCATAGGTGCCAAGTATTCCCACTGATAACGAGCTACTGGTTCACAATAATGCTCATGCCAGGAATCATCCTATCAAATCATGAAAATAGAAGCACAAATTCCCTAACTATGAACACATCAGACTGCTCTACAGCCTGTTTCTTAAAGCTGGACCAGTATTAGCAGACACTGCTCTCAGACAGGACGAAGCTACACAGCAGAGTGTCAAGTACAacaatgggaagaaaaaggctCCTGGAAGGACTTTCTACACAACTTAAAGTCAACATTGCTATAAACTACTAGGCCATCACATAGTCCACCTTCTGCACAGTGAGCCACCTGCTCACACTGGTTTTCTGTTTACATCTCTCTCTTCCATCATTCTCAAAAATCCCCCTTTCCTTCATCATTTAAACAAAGTCATCATACAGTTTGTCCTGTATTCTTTCCAATGCGGTGGACACAGAGTACCCCCTCATATTACTCATTTTCCATCTGCTGGGAAGGAAAATCTTTCAGGGTGTCAACATATTAATCTTAGCTTGAAGAATGTGCAGAGACAAGATAGCAGCATTCCTACAGTAGAAGTGCTAACAGCACTTTTCATCAGTTCTTTGATCTGAGGACAAATTGCAGGTGTATAGAGCACTGGCTATGCTAAAAAGACAAGGGGAGGCTCTGTGCTGTTGTTATGTTTTTATTCCCCTTCTGGTTCTTTAGCTCTCACAAATCACAGGACTTGGCTCATTTATGCCTAAatcatttccttttaaaatcccGACTTCACAAAGCCTGTAAGAATAGTCATACTGAACTAACAGGCTTGAACAGTGGATTACAAGCTTTCTGCAGTACAGCATGTCCCAGCTGGGCCACATGCAGCACACCTGAGCCCAGCTACTGACTCCTCACCTTGACACACAAGCCCTGCTGCCtacagacacacagggacatgCACGGTATTAAGACAGGTCTACACACACTCTCTGCACTCTGAGGGTGTGCACCACACTGAATGACGCCTTCATAAAGAATGCAGTGTTTTGAAATGGAATCAGGTTGGACAAATAACCAGAGATCTTTAGAGTGAAATCTGCAATTGGCAGCTCTTTCTCCTGTGATAACACAAGGCCAGCATTACTGAGGCTCTTCTTACAAAGACACCCCTGACA is a window encoding:
- the LATS2 gene encoding serine/threonine-protein kinase LATS2, encoding MRPKTFPATTYSGNSRQRLQEIREGLKQPSKSSGQGLPIGAGSETSLDPKILLGKDAARQQQMRQTPKFGPYQKALREIRYSLLPFANESSTTATAAVEVNRQMLQELVNAGCDQEMAVRALKQTGSRSIEAALEYISKMSYLDPRNEQIVRVIKQTSPGKGIVPNNVTRRPSFEGSNESFPSYHQMSNAAYEGTGFGAEGANMLTEVPRPYMDYLISTSQSSAMTVPVQRPSGVGTHSTSTSHQQKAYPANMESSVINYPVANHSSQALQLQASHGYSRQHMMVQGEPLGYGVQRSPSFQNKMQQEGGYANLPNKGAVVQNNTGHAFQQAPASLYISHSHHKQTSPSSHQMHVISRGPAFANDFSDSPPQNLLTPSRNSLNMDLYDMNNPQVQQWQAATPSRRDSLQNPGIETSPRQHVSFRPDATVPSRTNSFNNHQQQPQVTVSMRQVPPGKPDPSITSPNTITAVTSAHILQPVKSMRVMRPEPQTAVGPSHPGWLPAQAPAVDGLEIMEQHVPPPGAANAYQLDVDYGNQELRCPPPPYPKHLLLPGTSEQFDINCLCMGVEQTLRVVPSSTSNKAEESSERNDKSSKNTKAEKPSKDKKQIQTSPVPVRKNGKDEEKRESRIKSYSPFAFKFYMEQHVENVIKTYQQKINRRLQLEQEMAKAGLCEAEQEQMRKILYQKESNYNRLKRAKMDKSMFVKIKTLGIGAFGEVCLACKVDTHALYAMKTLRKKDVLNRNQVAHVKAERDILAEADNEWVVKLYYSFQDKDNLYFVMDYIPGGDMMSLLIRMEVFPERLARFYIAELTLAIESVHKMGFIHRDIKPDNILIDLDGHIKLTDFGLCTGFRWTHNSKYYQKGSHIRQDSMEPSDLWDDVSNCRCGDRLKTLEQRAKKQHQRCLAHSLVGTPNYIAPEVLLRKGYTQLCDWWSVGVILFEMLVGQPPFLAPTPTETQLKVINWENTLHIPSQIKLSPEATDLITKLCCAAEDRLGRNGADDIKAHSFFHSMDFSTDIRRQPAPYVPKISHPMDTSNFDPVEEESPWNDASGDSTRTWDPLASSNSKHTEHAFYEFTFRRFFDDNGYPFRYPKPSGMEVCQSEKSDVENKGVVDQTGACQPVYV